The DNA sequence TGAGGtacgcgcacacacacacacattccATACGCACACACATGCATCCCATATTCACCAATTGTTTCCcctttcactcaatctaaatgcatgaggactcaagaacaccgattaatcagTAGATGGAGAAAGATCAATATAGAAAATACCTTTTTTGatagaacgaacggtagaaacaaagtaatagccttgattcttcaaagattcttgaatttcaacttcaattcttctcaaaagatgaagaaatattggagaaagtagaagaaaattttgagagagtggggagagagGGAGATCGACGTGAGGGAGAGGGGGGCGTGTATTTGTgatctagggttagggttttcactcttatttatagagtgcaagatataatcccataattaaataaataaaagatttggaaGAGATATGAGAGAGTAGTTGGCGTGATTTTAGAGAGGAAAATAGgggaattcaaattttatgatatttaattagcatatgattaaatttggatattttacggagtaaaataatatatcacggagcagaataaaaataataatcctctCCAAATAATATGAAAGTGGCGTAATTTATTGATTCCTCCACAAagaatcaatttcaaatattatttaaaatgagaTATGATAAAATCTccttagatatggtaagatatgcttgaacatttgaatttatttatggaagagaataaataagggaccaaataatataataaaataatcccttctcccataaataggagattttcgaaaatctccttcAAATAATCataggggccgaaaatttcatgaaataaataaggaataatcggactttggatttaatttaaataattatcccaaggaataattaaatccaagaaaaataggatttctttccaacaaTTAGGAGGGTCAaaaattccaattaaataaataatgctcctattaaattctcactcatcccttaggaaaataattcactaaaatattatttcgcCCCgtatcaaaatattcacacgATCACAACGCAAAATCCACCATTCAAATTTCACCTCCACGTCACCTTTTCAtcgactttgaccattccacgacCACATCATATTTTCTACAATATTGACTaatcaatagccacgtcataaaatcaacaagtttgactattcaactccaTCTCTACTccaaatcgcaattaggtcacaagaaatcatgcaataaattactcataatttaatccacatacatcatagcattaaaagcatttaatgcaaaatattcacgtctcaaaaattagggttcgataAAGTGGGATGTTACAAACACTGTTTCCCAGTTAATAGGCCTAGCAGATATCCCTAGATAGTAAAGAtgttcctcggggaaggcATCAGGTATGGCTTCGTCCTTGTCCCCTTTAAATATTCGACTCAAATGGTATACGACCTTGTTTTCTGTTCCCTTTTTATCCTTTACCTCCCAGTTGAAATCTTGCAGTAGTAGCACCCACCTGATCAACCTTGGTTTTGACTCCTTCTTAGCCAGAAGATATTTAATGGCTGCGTGATTAGTGTAAACTATCACCTTCGACCCTAGTAAGTACAGTCGGAATTTCTCAAATGAGTATACCACTGCCAACATCTTCTTCTCTGTAGTATCATAGTTCTTTCTTTTGAGCCTAGTTGAGGGTCTTCGAGGCATAGAAAATGGCATAACTTTTCCCTTCGATCTTCTGACCCAGGACTGCTCCTACTGCAAAGTCACTCGCGTCGCACATCACCTCAAAAGGGTGATTCCGATCTGGTGCTCTAATTATTGGTGCAGAGACAAGCTTATCCTTTAACATTTGAAATGCCTTCTTGCAGTCTTCATtaaagacgaattccacatcattgttCAAGAGATGAGTGGCTGTGCAATCTTCGCGAAGTCTCTGATGAATCTTCTATAAAATCCTGTATGCCCCAGGAAGCCTCTAACTTCCTTCTGATCTTAGGGAAGGGCAGCTTCGAGATCACATCCACTTTGGCCTTATCCACTTGAATACCTTTCTCTGAGACCACATGGCCGAAGACTATTCCTTCCGGTACCAAATTCTTcaaagtttaggaccaaattCTTCTCCTGACATCTTCTCAGTACTAGATCCAGATTGGCTAAACAAGAGTCAAAGGAATTCCCATACAccgtgaaatcatccataaaaatctcaatagACACTTCCAGCAGATCTgagaaaatgctcatcatacaacACTGGAAGGTGCCTGGTGTATTGCATAGACCAAACGACATTCTCCTGTATGCATACGTTAACGGACCAGTAAAGGTTGTCTTCTCTTGGTCTTCAGGATCCACATATATATCTGGAAATACCCACTATATCCATGAAGGAAGCAGAAGTACTGCTTTCCAGCCAATCTTTCCAACATCTGGTCGATGAAGGGCAAAGGGAAGTGATCCTTTCTAGTGGCTTCGTTAAGCTTTCGGTAGTCAATGCACATTTTCCATCCAGTCACCAACCGAGTAGGTACCAACTCATTTTTATCGTTCTGAATCACTTGTATCCCTGACTTTTTTGGTACCATGTGAACTGGGCTGACCCATTCATTGTTTggaatggagtaaataatacCCAAGGATAGAAGTTTCAGAACTTCTTTCAGAACTTCCTCCCTCATGTTCGGGTTCAGCTTACGCTGCGGGTCTCTATGAGCCTTCGCCCCTTCTTCCAGTCTGATGTGATGCATACAAAGATCAGGGCTGATTCCCACCAGGTCTGAGAGAGTCCATCCTATGGCCTTCTTGTTTCTTCTGATTACTTCCAGTAGCTCATTCTCCTATTCCGCTGTTAAGTGACTGTTGATTATCACCGGGAAGGTTTCATCTTCCCCAAGGTAGGCATACTTTAAATTCTCTGGCaatttcttcaactccttcttGGGTGTGATGGCTTCCTAGGGCAAGGGATTTTTCTCCAGGTTCTTGGTTGCCATTTCCCCAAAGTTAGTTGCCTCGTCTGGGCTCCTTGCTTGAACAGAACCCGTTGACTCGAATGACAGGGGTTGGTGGCAGAATGCCATGATCGCTTCATTGATTTGTCCGTCTGTCAAATCCCGAGTCAATAGGGTTTCACACCATCCTGCTACCTCCTTATCAATAGAGTGACTCAACTCCGAATTGTTGAACTGTTCCTGTATTAATTCAGTCTCAAGGTATTCCTGGACtagggggttaataacatcgaTAACATGCAAATTCTCAACATCCAATggttttttcatggcttcatcGATGCTAAACGTGTATTTCTCCCCATGATAGTCCAGACATATAgttccatcaaacacatcaaTTATAGTCTTAGCGGTGCGTAgaaatggtcttcctaaaaGCACTCCGCTAGACCTAGCGGATTCGttctcactcatttttatcacatGAAAATCTGTTGGGTACaggaaatcatgcactttAACTATCACATTCTCCAGCACACCTTTGGGTGAGATGCATGTTCTATCAGCAAACTGAATTACCATCTTCGTGTCAACCAGAATtactgatacgctcggatgttgcactattttaaggccgttatttggtccgtttttgatGTCAAtgtcactctacatgtccattatttgcatattttatctattttggtattttgacgtatTTTGtaagaaatgtgcataattgagccgaaaaggggagccaaaatgcaaagtttggAAATCtagagtcagacggcgaccggcgaccgccgcggacGTGTGCGGCGATTGCCGGCGCCTggcgggcagatcaatgcagcggtccgcctcagaaaaatacgcttggaagagaagtctcgcccGGCTACCGCCGGAAGCCGTGCGGCGGTCCTCCGTcgagggaacagactctctggagtCCAACGCGGCGatcgccggccaaggtgcggcggcccgccggataaaggcggcgaatccgagaagccctagattggCGCCCagccatattttggagatcgtttccttctacaacaaggattggctttcccctataaataagatctcaagcttcatcaaaagggagcttctacttgcaaaataattcatagagatcaagagctagagtacttcacttgtgcaatgagttggagaaggatttcaagaacatcaagaacgataAGGATttaacctacgggttttatttgctttagttttatgttcaaattgtcatcccttcaatctatgtgtctagcttatttcatcatgtgtaactaaactcataggattctagggatgtgttagtaacgactttggttatacaatacaaattttctatttaaaatccgttttgtttttactttgtttattccctaagtagttctgatgctgcatgattgagtgacacaatcttgtatgatttaatataacttgcttcataactgtgacagagttctagcgagttagattcacttatagatactacagttagcttcccttaaaacgacactgttaattgagagtgaggacttttcaagggtcttaggagctttatggagttacgtgttaggattgacaaccctaattttgtaatcaacgtttgcatcgcatgagcataagctaggtgactcgttctatcaaagtaaaaactgtgctagggtattgtagtttggaaattgtataaccataattgtgaatgcacatccctgggattcccttatctctatcgattatctccgtgttttatttgcatttagttattttatgctttttattgttttcagttttcaaaagttttccaaaacctactgtttttccagatagtaattgagtcttagtagaggatagacactttgtgtttgccttctccgtgttcgatatccggtactgacctttagctatactagatataccctgtatacttgcaggtatttttagtgctaataaaaagtgcatcaaatTTTTGGCGCCAttgccggggaagacaattcactttggagtgacatcttcaaacggataattttactactttggaatttaattgctttcagtttttatttttagtttctaatttgtttttgtttttgattctTGCAGGTTTTGTATCCCAACGCGCTCTGGGAAGGACAGCCTAGAACCGCTCGATTTAGAACTTGAAAGAACTCGTAGGAaaataagaagtgaaaaaggatcagGAACAATGGGTGACCGAATAGACATCGAGAAGCTACAAGGAATGGTGAAGCTGCTAATGGACGAGAGAGATGCGGAAAGGGCAGCCCGCGAGgctttggagaagaagaataagGAAATACAACCCgtgatgaacatgttcaatcatGGGAATATGATTACTTTTCCCGAAGGACCTCGTATTGACGCTAACAATTTCGAGTTGCGCATGCCCCTTATTCAAAGGGCCgagcaaactccttttgcaGTTAGGGCTACAGAGGACGCCAATCGCCATCTTTCTAAATTTGTGGAGATCTCAAACACTCTCAAGTTAAACGGTGTCAATGACGATACCATAAGGGTAAGACTCTTCCCCTTTTCATTAACTGATTCTGTTAAAGAGTGGTTTGAATGAATGCCCATAGAAAAGGTCTCCACATGGAAGGACATTGTAGCTGCCTTCCTCGACAAGTACTATCCGCCAGGCACAATCTTGATGCTCAAGAGCGAGATCTTCCAGTTCATCCAAGGCCATGACGAGCCCCTCTATGAGGCGTTTGCTCGTTTCAAGGCTCTTCTACTAAAGTGCCCTAACCATGGTTTCACCGTGGATCATCAGGTAGGAATCCTCTATAATGGGTTTAACGAGAAGATTTGTGCTATGCTTGATTCAGGTGCAAATTGAGGATTCTTAAGGAAGTCAGGTGAAGAAGCCATGCCGGTAATAGATGAATTCGCCACCAACAACAGGGGGTGGTCGAAAGAAAGGCATAACATGAAGAGGATAGCTGTAATTGAAGAGGCCGAGGAAAGTTCTTTTGCGAAGGAATTGGCCGAGCTCAGAGTTAGGGTGGACCAAATGGATACATCAAGGAAGGAGGATCCGATTCCACCGACCTCCATCATAGTGGTCTCTAAACCCGAAACTCCTGCCCCGATAGTGGAGGAAATCAACTACATGCAAGGAGACGGTTCCAACAGAAattacaacaacaattatCGCCCTAATCAGGGGGGcgataatttcaataattataatggaaacCGACTTCATCCTAATCTCTCttattctaacaataattactTGCAACCCCCCGCAGGATTTAATGTTAGCAAGGGAGGAGTAGTTGAGACAACCAAGAAGGAGGAAAAGTATGATCAAGGGATCACAAGGATCTTGGAAGTAATCACGCAAGACAGAAAGGTTAATGACACCAAGATCGGAGTGGTCGAAGTTAGAATAAACAACCTCGAGCAGGAGATGAACACGATCTCAACTGCCATAGCCAACATCAACACTCAAATGGAACAAATCCAAATGAAGTTGGATGAAGACAGGGCAAAGGCAGCCGCACGAGTGGATGACATCAACAAGAAGTGGGTGGCAAAGCAGAAAACTGGGGACTGCCCAGTcgccggcggaccgccgcaacCAACGCAGCGGGCCGCCACTGAAGTACCGAATGGAGTCTGCCCAGCCGCCGGCGGACCGCTACACATCCtgcggcgggccgccacagACAAGGCAGAAACACCCACTCAGCAAGGACTCGTGCGGCACTATGGGATTGTGCTACCTTTCCAACCAAAGAGGAAGTTTAAGCTCGAAGAGCAGTTCAAATACtttttgaacatgttttgtaAAATTCATACTAACATTCCTCTAGTTGAATCGTTGC is a window from the Salvia hispanica cultivar TCC Black 2014 chromosome 1, UniMelb_Shisp_WGS_1.0, whole genome shotgun sequence genome containing:
- the LOC125198619 gene encoding uncharacterized protein LOC125198619 gives rise to the protein MPVIDEFATNNRGWSKERHNMKRIAVIEEAEESSFAKELAELRVRVDQMDTSRKEDPIPPTSIIVVSKPETPAPIVEEINYMQGDGSNRNYNNNYRPNQGGDNFNNYNGNRLHPNLSYSNNNYLQPPAGFNVSKGGVVETTKKEEKYDQGITRILEVITQDRKVNDTKIGVVEVRINNLEQEMNTISTAIANINTQMEQIQMKLDEDRAKAAARVDDINKKWVAKQKTGDCPVAGGPPQPTQRAATEVPNGVCPAAGGPLHILRRAATDKAETPTQQGLVRHYGIVLPFQPKRKFKLEEQFKYFLNMFCKIHTNIPLVESLQEIPKYAKLLREAVMSKRKPTKSDLKLPHHCSEIIRMEKAVKQRDSSQFIIRCRIGEGNVDKAQCDLGSFINLMPLKYYEKLNIGPLKTLDVILRLADNSSIKAVGMIEDVLVKVDDFIFPADFIVLDMKVDKNVPLILGRDFLATCKALIDVGRGEIIISDNYSQSTYKIESEMLKFEEAKWAKMERQCRAIMVTDVTKPQDPFEVEDPTISTIYIVKEVRRSPKKDDTNSSASIPQKKKQ